In the genome of Leptospira dzoumogneensis, one region contains:
- a CDS encoding YiiD C-terminal domain-containing protein, protein MTEKFDVLSIPFNVHIQLSRPKQGEDALLVMEDKPIYKNHVGSGHAAALFALAEGSGGEYLLSRVASLPFEIIPVVRKSEVKYKKPAQGRVVSRGVIDEQEWSTFMAQLEKKGRAGLTVGVELFDETQANVASFSFDWFIAKK, encoded by the coding sequence ATGACAGAGAAATTCGACGTTTTGTCCATACCGTTCAATGTACATATCCAGCTTTCCAGACCTAAACAGGGAGAGGATGCTCTCTTAGTCATGGAAGACAAACCAATCTATAAAAATCATGTAGGCTCCGGACACGCCGCAGCGTTATTCGCTCTCGCAGAAGGAAGCGGAGGTGAATATTTACTTTCCAGAGTAGCTTCTCTCCCTTTTGAAATTATTCCGGTTGTTCGCAAATCAGAAGTAAAATATAAGAAGCCAGCACAAGGCAGAGTAGTCTCCAGAGGAGTTATCGACGAACAAGAATGGTCCACGTTTATGGCCCAACTTGAGAAGAAGGGAAGGGCTGGACTTACCGTAGGGGTGGAACTTTTTGACGAGACCCAAGCGAATGTAGCAAGTTTTAGTTTCGATTGGTTTATCGCTAAGAAATAA
- a CDS encoding extracellular medium-chain-length polyhydroxyalkanoate depolymerase has protein sequence MLKRITMLMPLLICALLFAGAGEMDAARCKTTGLLIKTTSCSYSTKKIEARPGIFRDVRYQVPEGTAPAGGWPVVVMYQGSFFTVQFSRTQGAPFGGYYEVKVIEKMLDNGFAVIAPDAGLDLFWETNLPTIYELTADYIFLNNLFAAIRNGSFGPINSNKKFATGISSGGYNTSRMAVSFPGEFKALAVQSGSYATCSGPLCIVPTLPSNHPPTFFMHGFLDAVVPWWTMDLYYDKLRSQGIPTDRYTDYLAGHEWVSASAGKIYSWFNQYR, from the coding sequence ATGCTGAAGAGAATCACGATGTTAATGCCTCTATTGATCTGCGCACTGTTATTTGCAGGTGCTGGAGAAATGGATGCTGCTCGTTGTAAAACAACCGGTCTATTGATCAAGACGACTAGTTGCTCTTACTCTACAAAAAAGATCGAAGCAAGACCAGGAATATTCAGGGACGTAAGATACCAAGTACCTGAAGGAACTGCTCCTGCAGGAGGATGGCCTGTCGTAGTAATGTACCAAGGATCTTTCTTTACGGTACAATTCTCACGTACCCAAGGAGCACCTTTCGGAGGATATTACGAAGTAAAAGTCATCGAGAAGATGTTGGATAATGGATTTGCAGTGATCGCTCCGGATGCGGGGTTGGATCTTTTCTGGGAAACCAATCTGCCTACTATCTATGAACTTACTGCGGATTATATTTTCTTAAATAATCTGTTTGCCGCAATCCGCAATGGAAGTTTCGGGCCGATCAATTCGAATAAAAAATTCGCAACCGGTATTTCCAGCGGAGGATATAACACAAGCCGTATGGCAGTATCTTTCCCGGGAGAATTCAAAGCACTAGCGGTCCAATCCGGGTCTTATGCTACTTGCAGCGGGCCGCTTTGTATCGTTCCCACTCTTCCTTCCAATCATCCGCCTACATTCTTTATGCACGGATTTTTGGACGCTGTCGTTCCTTGGTGGACCATGGATTTGTATTATGACAAACTCAGATCCCAAGGGATCCCTACGGACAGATATACGGATTACCTAGCAGGGCATGAATGGGTATCCGCATCCGCAGGAAAAATATATTCTTGGTTTAACCAATACCGTTAA
- a CDS encoding neutral/alkaline non-lysosomal ceramidase N-terminal domain-containing protein — protein MKNKYTKFLTLALTLIFILTGCDQKSDDDKLLELAVSSNGVKGSSSNPILNSLALPTSTPADVFLVGAAKADITGPFVQSSTGYNSPGDQMSGLAMRLYSRAFVIERPGGARVAIVTNDMIHMYQSVKMGVVKKLQADGYGSAFNNDNVLLFATHTHSAPSNISWYTLFNLFNGVVGFDKVHYNIVVNGIADSIKAAYNNRREARIKFVAGNLSNFANNRSSAAYAWNLDKANYSSNINETMSLLRFEGTDGSPIGLLNWFAVHGTSLGITNRRAHGDNKGYASYLAESTFGGNFVAAFPQGPMGDVSPNTPDPSDITKPFLRPNDIDPSLDSLENPIVHGTKQGARALELYNAATTTLTGNIGYRHSHVVWNNKVAVDPSYIGTFSMPWDTGTGNTTCVATIGGGFLAGDEEGAPVEFAKEGEIRNDFVFENGAWVKKNYSLTNLSGAAQILGYLWPLAQLALSSTKYEACDKEKFTLLPVGEVDSFWFPNPQVPFVPVVLPLQVITIGNTAIVASPFEVTTNAGRRLKAKLTTTLAPVGISNVVVGAMANAYAQYLTTREEYSAQNFEGGFTAYGPWANAALIQEFDRIAKDIVANRSTTAGPNPPDLSNQQFVQTWLSQNGIVNDGGDFGKVLTDANSSYNRVKDSVTVKFQGSHPRVVQDKKLDGSLSSFYDPNTYTYLEIQKKNGSSWTTVANDNNPYTAYDWARTGGDLSATSEVTITWLIRNQQAGTYRVVYNGLAKQFWGIFWTYKKFTGTSREFVLQ, from the coding sequence ATGAAAAACAAATATACGAAATTTTTAACCCTAGCATTGACTCTGATATTCATCCTAACCGGTTGTGATCAGAAGTCGGACGACGATAAATTATTAGAACTGGCCGTTTCTTCTAATGGAGTGAAAGGATCCAGCTCTAATCCTATTCTAAATAGTCTCGCTTTACCTACATCTACTCCTGCGGATGTGTTCTTGGTAGGTGCAGCGAAGGCTGATATTACCGGACCTTTTGTGCAATCAAGCACCGGGTATAATAGTCCTGGTGACCAGATGTCCGGTTTGGCTATGAGGCTTTATTCCAGAGCGTTCGTGATTGAACGTCCGGGTGGAGCAAGGGTGGCGATTGTTACCAACGATATGATCCATATGTACCAAAGTGTAAAGATGGGTGTAGTTAAAAAGTTACAGGCCGACGGTTACGGATCTGCGTTTAATAATGATAATGTTCTTTTATTCGCGACCCATACACATTCCGCTCCTTCTAATATTTCCTGGTACACATTATTCAATCTATTCAACGGAGTGGTCGGTTTTGATAAGGTTCATTATAATATAGTAGTGAACGGTATCGCTGATTCTATCAAGGCGGCTTATAATAATAGAAGAGAAGCAAGGATTAAATTTGTCGCGGGAAATCTTTCCAATTTTGCGAATAATAGATCTTCTGCTGCGTATGCTTGGAACTTGGATAAAGCGAATTATTCTTCTAATATAAACGAGACCATGAGTTTGCTCCGTTTTGAAGGCACTGACGGTTCTCCGATCGGATTATTGAATTGGTTTGCGGTTCACGGAACTTCTCTCGGAATTACGAATCGTAGGGCACACGGAGATAATAAAGGTTACGCTTCTTACTTGGCGGAAAGCACATTTGGCGGGAATTTTGTGGCTGCATTCCCTCAGGGGCCTATGGGAGATGTGAGCCCGAATACACCGGATCCTTCCGATATTACAAAACCTTTCTTAAGACCGAATGATATTGATCCAAGTCTGGATTCTTTGGAAAACCCTATCGTTCATGGAACTAAACAAGGAGCTAGAGCATTAGAATTATATAATGCAGCTACCACCACTCTTACAGGGAATATCGGATACAGACATTCTCATGTTGTTTGGAATAATAAAGTGGCTGTAGATCCTTCTTATATCGGGACCTTCTCCATGCCTTGGGATACGGGCACGGGAAATACTACCTGTGTTGCGACAATCGGCGGTGGATTTTTGGCGGGAGATGAAGAAGGCGCTCCAGTAGAATTTGCAAAAGAAGGTGAGATCCGGAATGATTTCGTATTCGAGAATGGAGCTTGGGTTAAAAAGAATTATTCTTTGACCAACTTAAGCGGTGCCGCTCAGATCTTAGGGTATCTCTGGCCGCTTGCTCAATTAGCTTTGAGTTCCACAAAGTATGAGGCATGTGATAAGGAAAAATTCACTCTTCTTCCTGTGGGGGAAGTGGATAGTTTCTGGTTCCCGAATCCTCAGGTACCTTTTGTTCCAGTGGTCCTTCCTCTGCAAGTGATCACGATAGGAAATACTGCGATTGTGGCTTCTCCTTTCGAGGTAACTACGAACGCAGGAAGAAGATTGAAAGCAAAGTTAACTACAACTCTTGCACCGGTGGGGATCTCCAACGTGGTCGTAGGAGCAATGGCAAATGCTTATGCACAATATCTAACTACTCGTGAAGAATATTCCGCTCAGAACTTCGAAGGCGGATTTACCGCTTACGGCCCTTGGGCGAACGCGGCATTGATCCAAGAGTTTGATAGGATTGCAAAGGATATAGTAGCAAATCGTTCCACAACTGCAGGACCGAATCCTCCGGATCTTTCTAACCAACAGTTTGTGCAAACTTGGTTATCCCAAAACGGTATAGTGAATGATGGAGGAGATTTTGGAAAAGTTCTGACCGATGCAAATTCTTCCTATAATAGAGTCAAAGATAGCGTGACAGTGAAATTCCAAGGTTCACATCCAAGAGTGGTTCAGGATAAAAAACTGGATGGATCTCTTTCTTCTTTTTATGATCCGAATACTTATACGTATTTAGAGATCCAGAAAAAGAACGGAAGTTCTTGGACTACTGTTGCAAACGATAATAATCCGTATACGGCTTATGATTGGGCAAGAACAGGTGGAGATCTTTCTGCTACATCCGAAGTGACTATCACTTGGTTGATCCGCAACCAACAGGCAGGAACTTACAGGGTTGTATACAACGGTTTGGCAAAACAGTTCTGGGGAATTTTCTGGACTTATAAAAAATTCACCGGGACTTCCAGAGAGTTCGTTTTGCAATAA
- a CDS encoding sigma 54-interacting transcriptional regulator codes for MYLQFLTLSFLIAVLLCILGVVYCLSVKNKISGIRELMLSFLCLVFLYSACVYASIETDPRGALHRWITVSAALFAAVFFQRFFLKFPSVIFPKVSSILFKIQLGIAACISLWFVWETKDAAKTFRFNGQYWDLTATFPGRVVAIFSLFFVFSVIGIAIVQILKNKDQKRIALAGILGSFFLNFLIPTIYLTLFRLGQVSAEIFVNALAISVISGFFIFHIFFVSYGGHRTSLTVRILTIVLAMALSVTQVMSGGLSKAIENEYDSIQTNVLQNAKLISPPKDSVFLSKIGENTSKSDLSAAVLGVRSFVLTSSGKPLIVYQNFINNTEMGLEYSSYRSFVHGYVLDWAIRLFVGLCVLIFGFLIFMKISILNPLFALLKGLDRVEGGELSVEVEVRNKDEIGLLTQAFNAMVRSIREARQELQQYTSNLERTILERDSIYDAVPQERVLSNKTLIYASRSMQAVVDRVERISGREQPVLITGETGTGKEIIAGLLHELGRGKDSPFVPINCAAVPANLWESQIFGYVKGAFTDAKSDYAGLVAEANGGTLFFDEVGEMPIEIQPKILRLLQERKYKQVGGRSELKAECRAIFATHRNLRSMVAKGTFREDLYYRINVFEIGIPPLRERRSDIPFLTNRFVEHYSKQMEMDKPNISEDVMDLFLEFPWSGNIRELENCIIRTLADLKGDHIKISDLPPELLELKSSQREEMGEIPIANGSYAAGFEPLVSMYSRRLIETALQKCKGNKSEAARLLKISRGKLQYQMKMLDME; via the coding sequence ATGTATCTTCAATTCCTGACCCTTTCCTTTTTGATCGCAGTTCTTCTATGTATTTTAGGAGTAGTGTATTGCCTAAGCGTAAAAAATAAGATCTCCGGGATCAGAGAGTTGATGCTCTCTTTTTTATGTTTAGTCTTTTTATATTCTGCATGTGTATATGCATCCATTGAAACGGATCCAAGAGGCGCATTACATAGATGGATCACTGTATCCGCTGCATTGTTTGCCGCGGTTTTTTTTCAAAGATTTTTTCTGAAATTTCCATCCGTTATTTTTCCTAAGGTATCATCTATTCTTTTCAAGATACAATTAGGGATTGCCGCATGTATTTCTCTCTGGTTCGTATGGGAAACAAAGGATGCGGCAAAAACATTCAGGTTTAACGGACAATACTGGGATCTAACTGCGACTTTTCCTGGAAGAGTGGTCGCAATCTTCTCCTTATTTTTTGTATTTAGTGTGATAGGGATCGCGATCGTTCAGATCTTAAAGAATAAAGATCAGAAAAGGATCGCCCTTGCAGGGATCTTAGGCTCCTTCTTCCTGAACTTTTTGATACCTACCATTTATCTTACCTTATTCAGATTAGGCCAAGTAAGTGCGGAAATATTCGTAAACGCATTAGCAATTTCCGTTATTTCCGGATTTTTTATATTTCATATATTCTTCGTAAGTTATGGAGGGCATAGGACTTCTCTTACAGTGAGGATATTGACTATAGTTCTTGCAATGGCGCTATCTGTGACCCAGGTAATGTCAGGCGGATTGAGCAAGGCAATAGAAAATGAATACGATAGTATCCAAACTAATGTATTACAAAATGCGAAACTAATATCTCCTCCTAAAGATTCCGTTTTTCTTTCTAAAATAGGGGAAAATACTTCCAAATCGGATCTGAGCGCCGCAGTTTTAGGAGTTCGTTCTTTTGTTCTGACTTCTTCCGGAAAACCTCTGATTGTATATCAGAATTTCATAAATAATACCGAGATGGGACTGGAATATTCTTCTTACAGAAGTTTTGTTCACGGATATGTTTTGGATTGGGCGATCCGGCTTTTTGTAGGTCTATGCGTATTGATCTTCGGGTTTCTGATCTTTATGAAAATTTCCATCTTAAATCCTCTATTCGCTTTATTAAAAGGATTAGATAGGGTAGAAGGAGGTGAACTTTCCGTCGAAGTAGAAGTCCGAAACAAGGACGAGATAGGACTCTTGACCCAAGCATTCAATGCAATGGTCCGTTCCATTCGAGAAGCAAGGCAAGAACTACAACAATATACTTCCAATTTGGAAAGGACCATTTTAGAAAGGGATTCTATCTATGACGCTGTCCCTCAGGAAAGAGTATTATCTAATAAAACCTTAATATACGCCTCCAGAAGTATGCAGGCGGTAGTGGATCGAGTGGAAAGAATTTCGGGAAGAGAACAACCTGTATTGATCACAGGAGAGACTGGTACCGGAAAAGAGATCATTGCGGGACTTCTTCATGAATTGGGAAGAGGGAAAGACAGCCCATTTGTTCCGATCAACTGCGCCGCTGTACCTGCAAATCTTTGGGAAAGCCAGATTTTCGGTTATGTAAAAGGAGCATTTACAGACGCAAAGTCCGATTATGCGGGGTTAGTTGCGGAAGCAAACGGCGGAACATTATTTTTCGACGAAGTGGGCGAGATGCCTATAGAGATCCAGCCTAAAATATTAAGATTATTGCAAGAACGTAAATACAAACAAGTAGGAGGACGTTCGGAGCTTAAGGCAGAATGCAGAGCGATCTTTGCTACTCACAGAAATTTGAGATCCATGGTAGCAAAAGGAACTTTTAGAGAAGATCTATATTATAGGATCAATGTATTCGAAATTGGGATCCCTCCTTTAAGGGAAAGAAGATCGGATATTCCATTTCTTACGAATCGATTCGTAGAACATTATTCCAAACAAATGGAAATGGATAAACCCAATATAAGCGAAGATGTTATGGATCTGTTCTTGGAATTCCCTTGGTCAGGAAATATTAGAGAATTGGAGAATTGTATCATCCGAACGCTTGCGGATCTTAAAGGGGATCATATCAAAATTTCGGATCTTCCCCCTGAATTATTGGAACTTAAAAGTTCTCAAAGAGAAGAAATGGGAGAGATCCCGATCGCAAACGGATCTTATGCGGCAGGATTCGAACCTCTGGTCTCTATGTATTCCAGAAGATTGATTGAAACAGCATTACAGAAATGTAAAGGAAATAAATCCGAGGCGGCAAGGCTTCTGAAAATCTCGAGAGGAAAATTACAATACCAGATGAAAATGCTGGATATGGAATGA
- a CDS encoding DUF3089 domain-containing protein, translating to MKLFLYSSLLFWGFLFSNCTSIFLYLIKPSGPFTRENVPPSPDYSKKESWAALPELKDDPDEVPSIAGFKDGQNTAKADVFFVHPTTFIKAEGWNAEIGSSLIVYGLSPLKMQASVFNESAKVYAPRYRQAALYSFIDDSGNGEKAFEIAKKDVLSAFDHYLKHYNQGRPFFIAGHSQGSMMLVYVLKEYLDKKKVPNFVAAYLPGWAVHSSEFKNLQICKNSKELGCYISWNSKKWGSQLSDFALPPERYVGGVCVSPVNWTPNSAETPKEEHKGGVGIQFSELDKAYVRTKCEGEMLWVDLPSNPNYESRRGNKKNYHISDYGLFYSDIRENIKERLEEYFNKKGKR from the coding sequence ATGAAACTTTTCTTATATTCTTCTTTACTGTTTTGGGGATTTTTATTTTCAAACTGCACTTCGATCTTTCTTTATTTGATCAAACCTTCGGGTCCTTTTACCCGGGAGAATGTTCCGCCTTCTCCCGATTATTCTAAAAAAGAATCCTGGGCAGCACTTCCGGAATTGAAAGACGATCCGGATGAGGTCCCTTCGATAGCGGGTTTCAAGGACGGACAAAATACTGCGAAGGCGGATGTATTCTTTGTTCATCCTACCACTTTTATTAAGGCGGAAGGATGGAATGCCGAGATAGGAAGTAGTCTGATCGTTTACGGACTTTCTCCTTTAAAAATGCAGGCATCCGTTTTTAATGAATCTGCAAAAGTGTATGCGCCTAGATATAGACAGGCGGCGTTATATTCTTTTATAGATGATTCCGGAAACGGAGAGAAGGCATTCGAGATCGCAAAAAAAGATGTGCTTTCCGCATTCGATCATTATCTGAAACATTATAACCAAGGAAGACCATTTTTTATCGCAGGTCATAGCCAAGGTTCTATGATGCTTGTCTATGTATTGAAAGAATATTTGGATAAGAAGAAGGTCCCGAACTTCGTAGCTGCATATCTTCCTGGTTGGGCAGTACATTCTTCTGAATTTAAAAATCTGCAAATATGCAAAAACTCAAAAGAGCTAGGATGTTATATCAGTTGGAATTCCAAAAAATGGGGTTCACAACTTTCTGATTTTGCACTTCCGCCCGAAAGATATGTAGGTGGAGTCTGTGTGAGTCCAGTGAACTGGACCCCGAATAGTGCTGAAACTCCGAAGGAAGAACATAAAGGCGGAGTGGGTATCCAGTTTTCCGAATTGGATAAGGCCTATGTCAGAACAAAATGTGAAGGAGAGATGCTTTGGGTGGATCTACCTTCCAATCCGAATTACGAATCCAGAAGAGGGAATAAGAAAAATTATCATATCTCCGACTATGGGCTTTTCTATTCGGATATCAGAGAGAATATAAAAGAAAGATTGGAAGAATATTTTAATAAAAAAGGAAAACGTTAG